A region of the Fibrobacter sp. genome:
TCGATTGTACCCAAGGTTCGAATTTCTTTGACTGAGCGGTTTGGTGGCGGTGTCTTCAATTATATATACCTGTTTCTGGCGCTGGGTGCAGGATGGGCTTTTTCTGTTATGGCAAGAAATTTCAGCGGAAAGAAGCTCACCTTTCGGCTGCTTACCCTGGCAGGTATACTGATTTCAACTGTTCTGTATCTTAACACATTGCCTTTTGCTGTTGAGAAGATCCACTTCATCGAGTATGGGTTTCTTGGAATTCTGTTGATGAGTGCGATAAGCATCCGTATCAGAAATCCGAGTGCCTATTTGCTGTCTGTATTGGTTGTGTACCTGGCAGGGCTTGGCGATGAGGCGATTCAGGGTCTGATTTCCAACAGGGTAGGAGAGATCAGGGACAGCCTCACTAATCTCTTTTCTGGTGGCCTTGGACTTTCACTTTACTGGGCTGTATCAGAAGGATTCCCCTCGTGGAAGATCTCAAGGCTCAATTGGAATCTGATTTTCTCCGGTCTGGTCATCTGCATTTTAAGCACTTCTGCTTTTCTGTATTTAATCCATGGGTTTGGTTTTCTTTATGAAACAGAATCCGGTCGTTTTTACACATCCTTGACTCAGGAGCAGATAGAAAAGGTGAACAGGGGCGAAGATGTTCCTCTGAGAGTTCGAAAGTACTATAATGATGAGGCAAGGAGACATCTGTTTCAGCGCGAATTCTACCTGACCAACGATTTTAAGGGTGAAAATGGAGAGTATTATCGGGACTACTCCAAGTCTGCTGGAGAGTGTCTGTTGCTGGAGACGTTCTATCCTGAGTTCCTCAAAGAAAACAGATCACACAGTTCCTCAGAGTTGATCCTGGGAATCGATAAAGAGGTTGCCCAAAAAGTTGTAAATATACCGGTGATGTGGCCTGATTCCTTAAGGAACTGGGTCCTGAATGCTGCCGGGAAATCCGATCCATATTTTACCTCCAGAGTGAAGAGTACCATGATAACCTCCTTTTCCAGATCCACATTATTGATCTTCACAGTTCTATCTCTTTTCTTAACTCTGGGTGGTTGGTTTCTTACACTCAAAAGAGTGAAACCGGAATAGAATCCGGGACAATCTGGTTCTGCATACTTTGCATTTATCAGGAAACTTTTTCTTTGCTTAATTTGAGTTAAAAATCAATCAGTTAGGTTGATGATATGCGAAATTTTCATCGATTGAAATGGAAAACCGCCATTTATTCAGGGTACAAATACGGGCACTGAATCATTAGAAAAACAAGAGGTTTTTGCTGTGTATCAGAGGCCGGAAAAACGTGAAAAGACGGGGTAGTACAG
Encoded here:
- a CDS encoding VanZ family protein: MLSKTENHRPLLTPESLLWIFILIYIGVIYSTISIVPKVRISLTERFGGGVFNYIYLFLALGAGWAFSVMARNFSGKKLTFRLLTLAGILISTVLYLNTLPFAVEKIHFIEYGFLGILLMSAISIRIRNPSAYLLSVLVVYLAGLGDEAIQGLISNRVGEIRDSLTNLFSGGLGLSLYWAVSEGFPSWKISRLNWNLIFSGLVICILSTSAFLYLIHGFGFLYETESGRFYTSLTQEQIEKVNRGEDVPLRVRKYYNDEARRHLFQREFYLTNDFKGENGEYYRDYSKSAGECLLLETFYPEFLKENRSHSSSELILGIDKEVAQKVVNIPVMWPDSLRNWVLNAAGKSDPYFTSRVKSTMITSFSRSTLLIFTVLSLFLTLGGWFLTLKRVKPE